The Dendropsophus ebraccatus isolate aDenEbr1 chromosome 10, aDenEbr1.pat, whole genome shotgun sequence genome has a segment encoding these proteins:
- the LOC138766398 gene encoding putative nuclease HARBI1 has translation MSEASFLRLLRMVETRIVKEDTVMRRAITVEERLLATLRYLATGRSIQDMKFSTGISAAALCYIIPETCEAIVDALKGEYLKCPETTEEWLQVSEEFDKKWQFPNCGGAMDGKHVRIMQPAKSGSFYFNYKNFFSIILFALVNANYEFLLVDVGRNGRLSDGGVFDRSRLAYLLRSNALAIPSNDQTKANMNFVFLADDAFPLGPHVMKPYPQRLLTDERRIYNYCLSRGRRVVENAFGIMGNRFRILHSPINLQPWKIDSVILACCVLHNFLRKNDTVSYTPPTIFDVENPETLQVTLGDWRVHEVSYEKPPILPLDCSRDF, from the exons ATGTCGGAGGCGTCTTTTTTACGCCTGTTGAGAATGGTTGAAACCCGGATTGTGAAGGAAGACACTGTAATGCGGAGGGCTATAACAGTGGAGGAGCGTTTGTTAGCCACATTACGTTACCTGGCCACAGGACGTTCAATTCAAGACATGAAGTTTTCCACTGGAATATCTGCAGCAGCACTATGTTACATCATTCCTGAGACTTGTGAGGCTATTGTAGACGCCTTAAAAGGAGAGTATTTAAAA TGTCCAGAAACTACTGAAGAATGGCTACAAGTTTCTGAAGAATTTGATAAAAAATGGCAGTTTCCTAATTGCGGTGGGGCCATGGACGGCAAACACGTGCGCATTATGCAGCCTGCAAAGTCTGgatctttttattttaattataaaaatttttttagcatTATCTTATTTGCACTAGTAAATGCTAATTATGAATTTTTACTTGTCGATGTTGGCCGTAATGGCCGCCTATCAGATGGTGGTGTCTTTGACCGTTCACGATTAGCATATCTTCTACGCTCTAATGCTCTAGCTATTCCCTCTAATGATCAGACAAAAGCCAACATGAATTTTGTATTCCTAGCAGATGATGCCTTTCCTTTAGGTCCGCATGTAATGAAGCCATATCCGCAACGTCTCCTGACTGATGAGAGAAGAATATATAACTATTGTCTGTCCCGCGGCCGCAGAGTCGTAGAAAATGCTTTTGGCATTATGGGAAACAGATTTCGCATATTACATTCCCCTataaacttacagccctggaaAATAGACTCTGTAATATTAGCATGCTGtgttttacataattttttaagaaaaaatgaCACTGTCTCTTACACGCCACCCACAATTTTTGATGTAGAGAATCCTGAAACACTTCAGGTCACTCTAGGGGACTGGCGTGTTCATG AAGTAAGCTATGAAAAACCTCCAATTTTACCATTAGACTGCAGTAGAGATTTCTGA